From the Tripterygium wilfordii isolate XIE 37 chromosome 6, ASM1340144v1, whole genome shotgun sequence genome, one window contains:
- the LOC120000453 gene encoding probable signal peptidase complex subunit 1: MSVDGNVIQRLSFARTRQSNSSIVGSSDQHGHTKDFFYFCCFCVFTPLSQALSLYLRRSVYFLEMDWQGQKLSEQLMQIILLTFAVLAFVSGYVTLSFQLMILIYAGGVVLTTLITVPNWPFFNRHPLNWLDSGEAEKHPKPQKAVNANKKSAKK, from the exons ATGTCTGTAGATGGAAACGTGATCCAACGGTTGTCATTCGCTAGAACACGTCAATCAAATTCTTCAATCGTTGGATCGAGTGATCAACACGGGCACACCAAAGATTTCTTTTACTTCTGCTGCTTCTGCGTCTTCACTCCTCTGTCGCAGGCTTTGTCTCTGTATCTTCGACGATCTGTTTATTTTCTCG AGATGGATTGGCAAGGGCAAAAGTTGTCGGAGCAGCTGATGCAGATAATTCTGTTGACGTTCGCTGTGTTGGCGTTTGTGTCGGGTTACGTGACGTTATCGTTTCAATTGATGATCTTAATATACGCTGGTGGGGTGGTGCTCACCACATTGATTACAGTCCCCAATTGGCCTTTCTTCAATCGCCACCCTCTCAATTGGTTGGATTCTGGTGAGGCTGAGAAGCATCCCAAGCCGCAGAAGGCTGTGAATGCCAATAAGAAATCTGCTAAGAAATAG
- the LOC120000387 gene encoding thymidylate kinase isoform X1: MLCSFPVSRSLNFGALTARLLLCHHLNHPAKFSTGTIRMETSKNCSSNSRGALIVLEGLDRSGKSSQSSRLVSYLESQGHAVELWRFPDRNTSVGQMISSYLSNKSQLDDHTIHLLFSANRWEKRSVMEAKLKAGVNLIVDRYSYSGVAFSSAKGLDVEWCKAPEVGLLAPDLVVYLDILPEKASERGGYGGERYEQLEFQKKVAHCYEVLRDPSWKIIDACQPMEEVEKQLQEIVWDQVVACQKGKPLFNLWRS, encoded by the exons ATGCTTTGCTCTTTTCCTGTTTCAAGGTCCCT AAATTTTGGAGCTTTAACAGCACGGCTGTTATTGTGTCATCACTTAAATCATCCTGCAAAGTTCTCTACCGGGACAATCCGAATGGAAACTTCTAAGAATTGCAGTAGTAACTCGAGAGGTGCCTTGATAGTTCTGGAAGGCTTGGACCGTAGTGGAAAGAGTTCTCAATCCAGTAGATTAGTATCATACTTGGAGAGCCAAGGCCATGCGGTAGAGTTATGGCGATTTCCCGACAGAAACACAAGCGTTGGGCAAATGATATCTTCTTATCTGTCCAACAAATCACAACTGGATGATCACACGATCCATCTACTCTTCAGTGCAAATCGGTGGGAAAAGAG ATCTGTTATGGAAGCTAAGCTGAAAGCTGGAGTCAATCTCATTGTTGATCGTTACTCTTATTCTGGGGTGGCTTTCTCATCTGCCAAAGGACTTGATGTCGAATGGTGTAAG GCACCTGAGGTTGGGTTGCTGGCCCCAGATCTGGTTGTGTACCTTGACATACTGCCAGAG AAAGCTTCAGAAAGAGGAGGTTACGGTGGTGAAAGATATGAGCAGCTAGAGTTTCAGAAAAAAGTTGCGCACTGCTATGAGGTCCTCCGTGATCCCTCGTGGAAG ATCATAGATGCCTGCCAACCCATGGAAGAAGTTGAGAAGCAATTGCAGGAGATTGTGTGGGATCAGGTGGTGGCATGCCAGAAAGGGAAACCGCTTTTCAACCTTTGGCGaagttga
- the LOC120001040 gene encoding 60S ribosomal protein L17-2-like, protein MVKYSKEPDNPTKSCKARGSDLRVHFKNTRETAFAIRKLPLVKAKRYLEDVTVHKQAIPFRRFCRGVGRTAQAKNRHSNGQGRWPLKSAKFILDLLKNAESNAEVKGLDVDSLYISHIQVNQAQKQRRRTYRAHGRINPYMSSPCHIELTLSEKEEPVKKEPETQLTTSKSKKSQALRSGASS, encoded by the exons ATG gTGAAGTACTCGAAAGAGCCTGATAATCCCACCAAGT CTTGCAAGGCTAGAGGCTCTGATCTTCGAGTTCATTTCAAG AATACAAGGGAGACAGCTTTTGCAATAAGAAAATTGCCTTTGGTCAAGGCTAAAAGATACTTGGAAGATGTGACGGTCCACAAACAGGCTATTCCCTTCCGACGCTTCTGCCGTGGTGTGGGACGTACTGCTCAGGCCAAGAACAGGCACTCAAATGGACAGGGACGCTGGCCTCTCAAATCTGCGAAGTTTATTCTAGATTTGCTGAAGAATGCTGAGAGCAATGCTGAA GTGAAGGGTTTGGATGTAGATTCACTCTACATCTCTCACATCCAAGTTAATCAGGCCCAAAAGCAACGTCGCCGTACCTATCGTGCACATGGAAGAATTAACC CTTATATGTCTTCACCATGTCATATTGAGTTAACTCTGTCTGAGAAGGAGGAACCTGTGAAAAAGGAG CCTGAGACCCAGCTGACAACAAGCAAATCAAAGAAGAGTCAAGCCTTGCGCAGTGGTGCTTCTTCTTAA
- the LOC120000387 gene encoding thymidylate kinase isoform X2, which yields METSKNCSSNSRGALIVLEGLDRSGKSSQSSRLVSYLESQGHAVELWRFPDRNTSVGQMISSYLSNKSQLDDHTIHLLFSANRWEKRSVMEAKLKAGVNLIVDRYSYSGVAFSSAKGLDVEWCKAPEVGLLAPDLVVYLDILPEKASERGGYGGERYEQLEFQKKVAHCYEVLRDPSWKIIDACQPMEEVEKQLQEIVWDQVVACQKGKPLFNLWRS from the exons ATGGAAACTTCTAAGAATTGCAGTAGTAACTCGAGAGGTGCCTTGATAGTTCTGGAAGGCTTGGACCGTAGTGGAAAGAGTTCTCAATCCAGTAGATTAGTATCATACTTGGAGAGCCAAGGCCATGCGGTAGAGTTATGGCGATTTCCCGACAGAAACACAAGCGTTGGGCAAATGATATCTTCTTATCTGTCCAACAAATCACAACTGGATGATCACACGATCCATCTACTCTTCAGTGCAAATCGGTGGGAAAAGAG ATCTGTTATGGAAGCTAAGCTGAAAGCTGGAGTCAATCTCATTGTTGATCGTTACTCTTATTCTGGGGTGGCTTTCTCATCTGCCAAAGGACTTGATGTCGAATGGTGTAAG GCACCTGAGGTTGGGTTGCTGGCCCCAGATCTGGTTGTGTACCTTGACATACTGCCAGAG AAAGCTTCAGAAAGAGGAGGTTACGGTGGTGAAAGATATGAGCAGCTAGAGTTTCAGAAAAAAGTTGCGCACTGCTATGAGGTCCTCCGTGATCCCTCGTGGAAG ATCATAGATGCCTGCCAACCCATGGAAGAAGTTGAGAAGCAATTGCAGGAGATTGTGTGGGATCAGGTGGTGGCATGCCAGAAAGGGAAACCGCTTTTCAACCTTTGGCGaagttga
- the LOC120000452 gene encoding small ribosomal subunit biogenesis GTPase RsgA 1, mitochondrial: MPIASIFLHRTTITGSFLHYVSAFRHHLSVPVAKHYQSPSTNRVSRKPPPDKNLLKAKQVLKKEYSSLQPVISPQEEPALSESQAIGTVAAAQANFMRVIVQSLPSVNRSSSFEKNPERSGSSEEDSSRDGGKIGVELLCVVRALLKKIKRRVLVGDKVVVGSIDWVDRRGAIENVFQRSSEILDPPVANVDHLLVFFSMEQPKLEPFTLTKFLIEAESSGIPFTLALNKSELVDEETRKVWKSRLRSWGYEPVFCSVQSDSGLNILAFILRDQTTVIVGPSGVGKSSLINVLRSNHSPRDATEEDNWFGHILGSKWFEDQRVGKVSVRSGRGKQTTRNVSLLPLSGGGYLADTPGFNQPSLMKVTKQSLAQAFPEIRKMLSKREPAKCAFNDCLHLGEQGCLVKGDWERYPLYFQLLDEIRIREEFQLRRYGTKKEGDVRYKIGELGVKQAEPRLEPKKHRRQSRKRLNQSILDELEDELDDDDNLLDEEDPISGSIRNENQ; encoded by the exons ATGCCGATCGCTTCAATCTTCCTGCATCGGACCACCATCACCGGAAGCTTCCTCCACTACGTCTCCGCCTTCCGCCACCACCTCTCTGTTCCCGTAGCCAAACACTATCAAAGCCCTAGCACTAACAGAGTCTCCAGGAAACCTCCACCGGACAAGAATCTTCTCAAAGCCAAACAGGTACTCAAGAAAGAGTACTCGTCTCTCCAACCGGTCATTTCTCCCCAAGAAGAGCCCGCTCTCTCGGAATCCCAAGCCATCGGCACCGTTGCTGCCGCCCAGGCCAACTTTATGCGCGTCATAGTCCAGTCGCTCCCCTCTGTCAATCGTTCTTCGAGCTTTGAGAAGAATCCAGAGCGTTCGGGAAGCTCCGAGGAGGACAGTTCAAGAGATGGTGGTAAAATTGGAGTGGAGTTGCTGTGCGTGGTTAGGGCGTTGCtgaagaagataaagaggagggTGCTGGTCGGGGACAAGGTGGTGGTGGGCTCCATTGACTGGGTGGACCGGAGAGGGGCGATCGAGAATGTGTTTCAGAGGAGTTCGGAGATTCTGGACCCTCCCGTGGCAAATGTGGACCACTTACTCGTGTTTTTCTCCATGGAGCAACCTAAGCTGGAGCCGTTCACCCTCACTAAGTTCTTGATCGAGGCTGAGTCCTCGGGGATTCCATTTACCCTCGCTTTGAATAAATCTGAACTTGTTGATGAAGAG ACACGAAAAGTGTGGAAGTCTAGACTGCGTAGCTGGGGATATGAACCAGTGTTTTGCAGTGTACAATCCGACTCTGGACTTAATATTCTTGCTTTTATTTTGAGAGATCAAACAACTGTCATAGTGGGTCCAAGTGGAGTTGGGAAGTCAAGTCTGATTAATGTGCTGAGAAGCAACCACAGTCCTCGCGATGCTACAGAAGAAGATAATTGGTTTGGCCAT ATTTTAGGAAGCAAGTGGTTTGAGGATCAGCGTGTTGGGAAAGTTTCAGTTAGAAGTGGTAGAGGGAAGCAAACTACTCGAAATGTTTCTTTACTCCCATTATCTGGAGGGGGTTATCTGGCTGATACACCTGGGTTTAATCAGCCTAGTCTGATGAAAGTAACAAAACAATCTCTTGCACAAGCTTTTCCTGAG ATCCGGAAAATGCTTAGTAAAAGGGAACCTGCCAAATGTGCATTCAATGATTGTTTGCATCTAGGTGAACAAGGATGCCTTGTGAAAGGTGATTGGGAAAGATATCCGCTCTATTTTCAACTTCTTGATGAGATCAGAATCAGGGAGGAATTCCAGTTGAGGAGATATGGAACCAAAAAAGAGGGTGATGTAAG GTACAAGATTGGAGAATTGGGTGTCAAGCAAGCAGAGCCACGATTGGAGCCTAAGAAGCACAGGAGACAGTCTCGCAAGAGGCTCAACCAATCAATACTAGACGAGTTAGAAGATGAACTGGATGATGACGACAATTTACTGGATGAGGAGGATCCCATTTCAGGTTCGATAAGGAATGAGAACCAGTAG
- the LOC120000503 gene encoding endoplasmic reticulum metallopeptidase 1, whose product MAFRLDARDVAGFKFLFSIAIMYGLMSALVYSVLHMKFVNPLGFDAPLDRFSEARAVEHVRVLAEEIDGRQEGRPGLTEAAMYIKSQLEAMKGRAGSDFRIEIEENIVAGSFNMMFLGHSLSLTYRNHTNIVMRISSADSQDTDPSVLINAHFDSPVGSPGAGDCGSCVASLLELARVTIDSGWVPPRPIIFLFNGAEELYMLGSHGFMTSHKWRDSIGASINVEASGTGGPDLVCQSGPTPWPSLVYAQSAVYPMADSAAQDVFPVIPGDTDYRIFSKDYGNIPSLDIIFLLGGYFYHTSYDTVDRLLPGSMQARGENLFNILKGFTNSSELRNGNERTSIEVTTNEYKDEKAVFFDYLTWFMVFYSRRAAMVLHSIPVVIFLLMPFLLLMLSSGLRSPFVTFYDFLKGMLFHASGIVLAIVIPIIFSILRLLFSSYAMSWFAHPYLAFMLFVPCSLMGLLIPRIFWSSFPLSQDASILKTSKEALSDEARFWGAFGFYALETLAYLVTGLSGGFFTFTLSAFMLPAWIFFGLATKFYGRQSLRSTVFYVITLIPFLTYSAYFGGFLAEFLIEKMGMMGALPPPFGYFIADILVAAVIGVATGWCVGPLIPICGYWLARSSIMQFLLHVSVLAMALSSQFFPYGTAAPKRLVFQHTFVTTDANRVVDSSYEFAVVDSNSLSFVFKYAPEAAKEIHINSEFSFETANMSQRANWMAIYPLSFLFSRSLKFPARSDDMLKRYRYLPHLSNYKPHTISGDGGRRVHLELSLGDLEEVWVTVVNITGPLSSWSFADNILPVTETLDGGPPSYICRLSGSSHDNWTFWLEASSSEDLRVEVAVLDQVLVDEVKKLKGLFPNWVDVIAYSSFMSSYIF is encoded by the exons ATGGCGTTTAGGTTGGACGCCAGAGATGTAGCTGGATTCAAATTCCTCTTCTCCATAGCGATCATGTACGGGCTTATGTCCGCACTCGTATACTCCGTTCTGCACATGAAGTTCGTCAACCCCCTCGGTTTCGACGCGCCTCTCGATCGATTCTCTGAAGCCAGAGCCGTCGAACATGTTCGCGTTTTGGCCGAAGAAATCGATGGTCGTCAA GAAGGGCGCCCTGGTTTAACAGAAGCTGCCATGTACATTAAATCACAGTTGGAAGCGATGAAGGGCAGAGCTGGATCTGATTTTAG AATTGAGATCGAAGAAAACATCGTTGCTGGCTCCTTCAATATGATGTTTTTAGGCCATAGCTTATCACTGACTTATAGAAACCACACAAATATTGTCATGAG GATATCATCAGCAGATTCTCAAGACACTGATCCATCAGTTCTAATAAATGCTCATTTCGATAGTCCAGTTGGCTCTCCGGGCGCCGGTGACTGTGGTTCCTGCGTTG CCTCATTGCTGGAATTAGCAAGAGTTACTATAGACTCCGGCTGGGTGCCCCCAAGAcctataatttttctttttaatggcGCAGAAGAACTTTATATGTTG GGATCACATGGCTTTATGACGTCACATAAATGGCGTGATTCAATTGGTGCTTCTATAAATGTGGAAGCATCTGGAACTGGGGGTCCTG ATTTAGTCTGCCAATCTGGACCCACTCCATGGCCTTCTTTAGTCTATGCTCAGTCAGCAGTATATCCCATGGCAGATAGTGCAGCTCag GATGTTTTCCCTGTTATTCCGGGAGATACCGACTACAGGATCTTTTCCAAAGATTATGGCAACATTCCCAGTCTGGATATCATCTTTTTGCTTGGTGGCTATTTTTATCATACTTCCTATGATACAGTGGACAGATTATT ACCTGGAAGCATGCAAGCTCGTGGAGAAAATTTATTCAACATTCTTAAAGGCTTCACAAATTCTTCTGAGCTAAGAAATGGCAATGAAAGAACATCTATTGAGGTTACTACCAATGAATACAAAGACGAAAAGGCGGTTTTCTTTGATTACTTGACATGGTTTATG GTGTTTTATTCGAGAAGAGCAGCAATGGTGCTTCATAGTATTCCTGTTGTCATCTTCCTTCTCATGCCATTCCTTTTGCTTATGCTGAGCTCTGGCTTGCGCTCTCCATTTGTGACCTTTTATGATTTTCTGAAAG gAATGCTATTCCATGCATCGGGGATTGTACTAGCAATTGTTATCCCAATAATCTTTTCCATCTTGCGATTGTTGTTCTCAAGTTATGCGATGAGCTG GTTTGCTCATCCATATTTGGCTTTCATGTTGTTTGTTCCCTGCTCACTCATGGGCTTGCTTATTCCAAGAATTTTTTGGAGCTCTTTTCCCCTTTCTCAAGATGCGTCAATtctcaaaacatcaaaagag GCCCTATCTGATGAAGCGAGGTTTTGGGGAGCCTTTGGGTTCTACGCTCTTGAAACTTTG GCTTATCTTGTGACTGGGCTGAGTGGAGGTTTCTTCACTTTTACTCTGTCAGCTTTTATGCTTCCTGCATGGATCTTTTTTGGCCTAGCTACAAAGTTTTATGGTCGTCAGTCACTCAG GTCAACAGTCTTTTATGTGATAACTCTGATTCCATTCCTCACATATTCAGCTTATTTTGGTGGGTTTCTTGCTGAATTTTTGATTGAAAAGATGGGTATGATGGGTGCTCTTCCTCCTCCATTTG GGTATTTTATAGCTGATATTTTGGTAGCAGCAGTAATTGGAGTAGCAACTGGTTGGTGTGTGGGCCCACTAATACCCATTTGTGGTTATTGGCTAGCCAGGTCATCGATCATGCAATTCTTGCTTCATGTGAGTGTGCTTGCCATGGCTCTCTCGTCGCAGTTTTTTCCATATGGCACTGCTGCACCTAAAAGACTAGTTTTTCAACATACATTTGTTACTACAG ATGCAAATAGGGTTGTTGACTCCAGTTATGAGTTTGCTGTTGTGGATTCAAATTCTTTATCTTTCGTTTTTAAATACGCACCAGAAGCCGCGAAGGAGATCCATATCAATTCAGAGTTCTCTTTTGAAACTGCTAATATGTCTCAACGAGCAAATTGGATG GCAATTTATCCATTATCATTTTTGTTCTCAAGAAGCTTGAAATTTCCTGCAAGAAGTGATGACATGTTGAAACGATATAGATATCTCCCCCATTTATCTAATTACAAACCACATACAATTTCTGGTGATGGAGGTCGAAGAGTTCACTTGGAACTTTCCTTGGG CGACTTAGAGGAAGTTTGGGTTACAGTTGTCAACATTACGGGTCCTCTATCAAGTTGGTCGTTTGCAGACAATATACTTCCTG TAACTGAAACCCTCGACGGTGGCCCACCGTCATACATTTGTAGACTTAGCGGATCTAGCCATGACAATTGGACCTTTTGGTTGGAG GCCAGTAGCTCTGAAGATTTAAGGGTGGAAGTTGCTGTATTAGACCAAGTATTGGTTGACGAAGTCAAGAAGTTGAAAGGCCTTTTTCCGAATTGGGTGGATGTAATTGCTTATTCTAGTTTTATGTCCAGTTATATTTTCTAG